The genomic DNA CGCGGGTTTGCCCGAATACCTTCAGCGCCGCGTCCCCGCCTTTTTCACTGTGGCTGTCGCGTTGATAGCGTTGATAGCCGAGGCTGGCGAACGGTTCGAGCGTGACGTTGTTGCGGCCGAGATTGAAACCCAGTTCGGCAAAGGCTTGCTGGGTGTTGGCGTCGTAATTGCCTTTGAGGCGATCGCTGAATCCGTTGAACGCCACCCGACGTTTGCTGCTGCCGTCATGGCTGGCATAAGTGGCTCCGAGACGCAGGGCCAACGGGCCATCCTGACGCACCGCGTACGCGCCGAGGTGCCAGCTGTCGAGGTCGCCATCGTATTGACGGGCGTTGAGTCTGGTTTGGGATTTTCCGCCGACCAGACCGACATGCCAGTTCTCATCGAGCCGCCAGTCAGCGCCCATGACCAGACCTTGGGTGGCGTGCTTCAAGGTGCTGTCGAATTCGCGGTCGAGCTTGCCGCCATGGCCGAGGGCCTGGACCCAGACTCGGCCGGAGTCAGCACCGCCTGCGGCCTGCCGAGGATTGTTGCCGGAACCATGGACGGAGCCGCTGCGGTTATCGAGTTGGCGCATGGCCGACAGCATGCTCGCGCTCACGGGGGTGACGGCGCTCAATGTGGCTTTGGCGAGGTTGGCGTTGCTGCCTGCGGCGAGTTGTTCGATGGCGATCGGGGCGGTGGTTTTGTCGCTGGTCAGTAACGCGGCGACGGCTGCGTTTGCGGGTTCCACTGGCGCAGGAGTGGGCTGATCGGCGGCCTCGTTAGCTTGTGCAGTAAGAGGTTCGTCCTGCATTGGCGATGGGACCGACTCTGCAACGGGCGTCGACGCTGAAGTTGGAACCGGAACCGGAACCGGTACAGACGCCGTCAATGGCGCTGGAGTTCGAGTCGTGGAAGGCGCAGGCGCTTGTGGTTCGACAATGCTTTCTGCCACGGCACGAGCGTTGTCTGTCGTGGCAGCGCTCGCAAGCGGCTCACCGTTACGGGCGTAAGTCAGCCCGACGGATTTTTTGTTGTATTGAGGTGTGGCTGTCATAAAGGCCAAGTCATTGATAACCGTACCGAATTCGCCTTCTACCTTGGCGGCTTCGATGATTTTGTACTGTCTGCTTTGCGGATATTCTCCCGGAGTCGCAACGACTTTCAGGGTGGCGCCTTCAAGCCTGGCAGTACCATCGACCTTGATCGTTTGACTGCCACCGGGGGTGACCCCATAAGCCAGTTCGGCGGTTGGGGACAAGCGCAAGTCGCCTTTCACGCGCGGGCTGCCTAGCACCTCATTGACGGTGAGCAGGCCGGCGACCTCCAGGCTTCCCACCGCACCTTTACCTGCAAAGCTGCCACCTTTCTCGACATACACGTCGCCCTTGATGCTCCCCAGGTTGGTCAAAGCGCTACCGCTGTGCACCAGCACGCCTTCCTTGAAGTCTCCCTTGGAACTCAGCGCCCAGTCGCCCCGGCTGAGGACCAAGCCGTTGAAATTACGTGTGTCTTTCAGTTCGCCGCCTCCCGCTGCATCCAGGAACAGGACGTTATCCCCCTCGCCACCATCCACCAGGCCGGTAAAGCTTGCGCCGTCCGTGAGCATTATCAGATCGTTTACAGCGGTACCTTTAAACGTTTTTTCAGGGGTTTTAAAAGCGATGGGCACCGTACTTGGGGCGGTGAGAAATCCCTTGAGTCGTTCAAGCGCCATTTCTTTAGGGCTGGTTTCGGACAATTCAATAGCATTCGCTACGGCGGTTGAATCAGCGACTTCAGCGGGTTGCTGAGCGATGGCAAGCTCTACGCAA from Pseudomonas baetica includes the following:
- a CDS encoding autotransporter outer membrane beta-barrel domain-containing protein — protein: MPIRHTFKPKHLALAISLAVACVELAIAQQPAEVADSTAVANAIELSETSPKEMALERLKGFLTAPSTVPIAFKTPEKTFKGTAVNDLIMLTDGASFTGLVDGGEGDNVLFLDAAGGGELKDTRNFNGLVLSRGDWALSSKGDFKEGVLVHSGSALTNLGSIKGDVYVEKGGSFAGKGAVGSLEVAGLLTVNEVLGSPRVKGDLRLSPTAELAYGVTPGGSQTIKVDGTARLEGATLKVVATPGEYPQSRQYKIIEAAKVEGEFGTVINDLAFMTATPQYNKKSVGLTYARNGEPLASAATTDNARAVAESIVEPQAPAPSTTRTPAPLTASVPVPVPVPTSASTPVAESVPSPMQDEPLTAQANEAADQPTPAPVEPANAAVAALLTSDKTTAPIAIEQLAAGSNANLAKATLSAVTPVSASMLSAMRQLDNRSGSVHGSGNNPRQAAGGADSGRVWVQALGHGGKLDREFDSTLKHATQGLVMGADWRLDENWHVGLVGGKSQTRLNARQYDGDLDSWHLGAYAVRQDGPLALRLGATYASHDGSSKRRVAFNGFSDRLKGNYDANTQQAFAELGFNLGRNNVTLEPFASLGYQRYQRDSHSEKGGDAALKVFGQTRDNLSSTFGLRTAKINRLDNGMSLTPRFSVGWKHTFGELDSDTRQQLVKGGKRFEVAGATLDRNSLGIDAGLDLGLSANHTLGVGVTGEYGTESRNHGVMGQWRMAF